The genomic region ATTATATTGACATATATATAGGGCAAATAAGCAATGTGAATAGCAAAAATGAAGTTAGGCAAGCAGGATAGAGCTTTAAAAAATCCCAGTGGTGTCAGAAGGCAAGGGCCACTCTGTTCAAAAGGTACATAATATATTCATTTccaataatgtatttatttagcaagCGCTTTTATCTACAGCGAcgacagagggggatttgaaacaacctcttgatctgcagtgaaaTGCTCTAACTGCTGACTGCTGTACCTATCTACATGTCATGTATGTCATCTATATCGTCCAGTATGACATTGTTGATATGATGTTATCTCTCTGTACTAGTTACTGTGTTCAAACAGCTTATCACCCAAACCCTGGGTCTAGGATAGGGACAGGCTCATGTCTCCTCAGCGCTCCTGTCATCAACATTTCAACAACACTCGCGTCCACTTTTGTGATACTGTTTATCAGTCTATCAAGCAAATTGTACATTGAGCAATCCTAATGTATTTACAACAGGTTTATATAAgcatgcagagactcatttttTCCTGGACTGTAGCAGAACATCATCTCACAACATGTTTTGTTCACACCTGTATCTGGGTTCCTGTAACTGTCACCTCTGGCTGTACAAAGTACATAGCTGATTGTCTTTGAGTCTGGGTCAGGAATGGCAGTCCTCTAGTTAACCTCTCAGTCCATTCATTCCTTGGATTTTAATGACTTCATATTTGTGCAGTTGTGTTATTTGTGTTTCATTTTTTGTTTCATTTATGAATACCCCTACTCCAATGTATAATTACAGATGTCTAATTACTCATGGTTTGAGGCTTGAatcccactctcacacacacacctccagatgTTCTCTGATAGCATGTGAGCACTGGAATGATCAGTGGCAGTGACTATTCTGTATCACACAAACAAGTCATTGATTTAATTCGTGGAAAATCTCTGTGTTCTATTTTACCCTTGCGACTCACTCGGGGAGTTTGTGtgtaaacattgtaaaggctTGCCTAGCCCGCGAGGAGGAGGAACTGGGACCTCGCCTTACGTCACCGAAGCTATATAAACTGAGAGACTATCATTAGAATATAGTTGCTCTACTTGTGAAACCACACGGACCTATATAAACAGACACAAGGAACGTAGTAGTGTACTGCATACTGCAGTCAACACAAAACTTAATCTGAAGTTCAACCGTGCGTAATAAAAATGACCAACACAGGTAAAACTCGGGACCCAGATGTAATTTCAGTAACAAAATTATAAGTAGCTATGTTTATTTAACAATATATAACAACAATCTTTCTGACAGAACATGTCTAAACCTTACTTGTATCATTTTCTTCAGATCTAACTACCGCTATTGCCTGTGCTCATCAGCTGCGTAACATCGGCGACAGCCTGGAGTGGTCGGTCAACTGGAGATACAAGCTGCTGGAGATACTAATGAATAGCTACAAGAACCTGATCAAAGTCAAGTGAAATATGATATCCTCATTAGCAGCGTCCTTGTATGACGTTCAGTTGCAGAGAGCCTGAAAAGTAACGGCTAACTTGGAGATAGTGATGGAATTGCATTGGTCACTATTGGAGACCCGTACCGTGTTGGCGCATTTGCGCCATTCATAATggacggaggagaggacagcCTACCAGATCTACCGTTCCTAAAGCAGGGCTGAATGGACGCCATGTTGGCTGAACCGTGAAACAGTGAGGGTCAGACTGTTGTGCTGACAGACTAGTGGGTTACTGGAAACCCTGAACCTAACTGGACCCCATTCCCGTGGATGTAGGCTACCATGCCTGGAGGAAGTCTACATGGGCATGCGTTTAAGGACTAGCCTTCTGCAGACTGCTGTGTTGTTAAGCACAAAGTATGACGTAATCACACAAGATGCAATCCAGCTTCTTCCAACCATGCCATGTGCTGTTTCACTGGCATGGTCAATGCCtcatgtcaggtggctgagcggttagggaagcgggctagtaatccgaaggttgccagttcgattcccggccatgccaaaatgacgtcgtgtccttgggcaaggcacttcaccctacttgcctcggggggaatgtccctgtacttactgtaagtcgctctggataagagcatctgctaaatgactaaatgtaaatgtcagacaCAGATGCATGATCTTGTACACAAATTTCATCTGCGTTTATGTAATTATGATATACACTTGTATATTAAACAGTGTCCAAACACTTGAGTCTTATTCCACATCTGTGCCTAGATCAAGGACAGGCTTCTCTTAGGACTTTCTTGACACTTCTCAAATGTTGTATTGAAACGGGAGAGCTCATTCTGCGAGACAGTGAAGGAATGACAGGATAGCCTCACAGTGCTGAGTTCAGGCACTTCAATGATCCACTCTTTATTGTGTGGTCACGTAAAAGCAGACAAGAGGGGTACAGAAATCCCTTTAATATCACATGACCATACTGGTACAGGCCTCCACCAGAGGGACGGCAGCTTCTGCAGGAGCATGCTGGGACTTGTCATCATGCCTCACTGGTACACTGTGTAGACTGTTAGTCATCACAGCGCTCTCCTGTATGCAGCCCTGGAGCGCAGCAGAGCAGTGCGGTCCACAGAGCAGTGCAGTCCACAGAGCGGCAGACACCGCCGGAGCAAACACACGAACAGAGAAGGGCGTACAAAAGAAGCTACTTTTTGGGGATGTTTTCTGGATCACAGACATGAAAGCGGTAAAAACAGTCTCAGTAGAAAGTAAAACATAAATATGGCAGAAAACATAAAATatttcaaggggggggggggggggggggaggttagtTCACACCATTTCGTTCCACTTTCCGAGCCCACTTTCCCCAAGTTTGATCTGAACACAGGCTTACAAGACAGGTGGCAGCTGACAGTGGTGACTGatgcagaggaggcctgcatgGGGACCATGTGTGGCAGAGAAGAGCAGTGGGATtgatggaggagctgcaggggaTTCCCTGGGACTCTGGAGAGGAGCAGCCACCACAGAGCCTACGACAGGGCTGACAATAGGGCTGTCAAGTTGGATCAAACGTGTGAGAGAATTATTTGGTGTCTTGGAAATCATGGTGATCAGAAATAGGCCTAGATTAGTCTTAAACCCTGTATATTTCAATTGTACAAACAAGG from Osmerus mordax isolate fOsmMor3 chromosome 14, fOsmMor3.pri, whole genome shotgun sequence harbors:
- the pmaip1 gene encoding phorbol-12-myristate-13-acetate-induced protein 1; translated protein: MTNTDLTTAIACAHQLRNIGDSLEWSVNWRYKLLEILMNSYKNLIKVK